The window TCTTTTCCCTCAAAAACCCTCTCTTTTCCCTCAAAAACCTTGCCTTTCTCACACCACCCACAAAACCCACATCAGTCTTTCCTCTAAAAATCCAATCTCTGACCTTGTTTCCACAAACAAAAAGAGCCCAGATGATTTGTCTTCTTATTTTGACGATGATGACGATAAGCCTCGCGAAGAGTGTGGTGTTGTAGGTGTCTATGGTGACCCTGAAGCTTCGCGTCTTTGCTATTTAGCCCTTCATGCTTTGCAACATAGAGGTCAGGAAGGAGCTGGTATTGTTGCTGTTAATGAAAATAAGGTCTTGCAATCTGTTACTGGTGTTGGTTTAGTCTCTGAAGTGTTTAATGAGTCAAAACTTGACCAATTACCTGGTGATTTAGCTATAGGTCATGTTAGATATTCAACTGCCGGGTCTTCAATGCTTAAAAATGTGCAACCTTTTGTTGCTGGTTACCGGTTTGGTTCTGTTGGGGTTGCCCATAATGGGAATTTAGTGAATTATAGGAAATTAAGGGCTACGCTAGAAGATAATGGTTCAATTTTTAACACTAGTTCTGATACTGAAGTTGTTCTGCATTTGATTGCTACATCAAAGGCTAGACCTTTCTTTATGAGGATTGTTGATGCTTGCGAGAAGCTAGAAGGGGCTTATTCTATGGTGTTTGTCACCGAGGATAAGTTGGTGGCCGTGAGGGACCCTTTTGGTTTTAGGCCTTTGGTGATGGGAAGGAGGAGTAACGGTGCTGTTGTGTTTGCTTCCGAGACTTGTGCTCTTGATTTGATTGAGGCCACATATGAGAGAGAGGTTTATCCTGGTGAGGTTTTAGTGGTGGATAAAGATGGGGTTCAATCACTTTGCTTAATGCCCCACCCTGAACCGAAACAGTGCATATTTgagcatatttatttttctttgcctAATTCAGTAGTATTTGGTAGGTCTGTTTATGAGTCAAGGCACGTTTTTGGGGAAATACTGGCTACCGAGGCTCCTGTTGACTGCGATGTGGTGATTGCAGTCCCAGATTCTGGGGTGGTGGCTGCACTTGGCTATGCCGCGAAAGCTGGTGTCCCTTTTCAGCAAGGGTTGATAAGGTCGCATTATGTAGGAAGGACTTTTATTGAGCCATCCCAGAAGATTAGGGACTTTGGTGTTAAGCTTAAGCTATCTCCAGTGAGGGGAGTCTTGGAGGGGAAGAGAGTTGTGGTTGTGGATGATTCAATTGTGAGAGGAACTACCTCGTCGAAAATTGTTAGGTTGCTTAAGGAGGCTGGGGCTAAGGAGGTCCATATGAGGATTGCTAGTCCACCAATTATAGCTTCTTGCTACTATGGAGTAGATACACCAAGTTCCGAGGAGTTGATATCTAACAGAATGAGCGTGGAGGAGATTAGGGAGTTTATTGGATGCGATTCGCTTGCATTTCTACCATTGGATAGCTTGAAGAAATTGTTAGGTGATGAGTCTCCGAGCTTTTGTTATGCTTGCTTCTCTGGGAATTACCCTGTtcagccaaaggaggttaaggtGAAAAGGGTCGGTGATTTTATGGATGATGGATTGAATGGAAGTCTCGAGTCCATTGATGGGAGCTGGGTGCAAGCACCCCTAAATCAAGAGGTGCATAAAGTTAGTGAAGTCGGGAAGTTGTCTTCTTTGCAGAATTGATGGATTTTGGGTCATGACAGcaggatttattattatttattatgtgatGTGGTCAGGTGGTAGATGACTTATCTAATGATCTCAGTACAATCTAGGTGTGCTGCCTTGGATTAATTAAGGTTCCAAAAGTAGAAGCTGCACAATTTTGTTTGGCATTCTAAATTTTGCAAGATTTAATCCTAAAAGTGcttggttttattattttttcttaatggtGTATCGGCATCGACAGGGCTTTTTTATACAGGGATAAGTGCTCCATCAAAGTTCTATCTGTGggagttttctaatctttagtTCCCTGTTAACATTCCCTTTATGGTTTTTAAGAAATTCAGCATCTCACTGTGCATCAAATCACTCGAAATTTTACATGATTGGTTACATTTGCTTCGGATGAATGTGAGTGAATTAGTTCGGTCATATAATTGATGATGCTGAATGATTTTCTGTCTCTGCGTATGGCATTTATTTTCTAATGGAGAGCCTGAAATAACTAGTCATTGTTCGTGTTACATCCAACAGTAAAATAATTGGCAGCATTAAACCTTCTCATATGTGCCAAATACCTCGCAACAAAACCCTGTGTAAATCATGTtacttttatctttaaaatgcACTGTTTCAGACATTctagaaaaacaaatgatacaaatttttttttttcttgctatgttaatttcaaaactagaaaaataacataGCAGAACTACCTCTCGTTTCACCACGTGtcggataaattttttttcaacataaaaaaatgaatatgatGGCATTTCATACATgttcttttaacataaaaaaatctcaatcgtaaatttaaaagtttatcatacatttaattaaataaattaaaaattatttgtgtaaccgaaataaattataaagcccGATTCATAATCAACATAAGTCAACTAACCAAATCTATGACCCGAGTTATGAACTAAATCaagttcaataaattttttataattttttatttaactatatgataagaaaaatagacgtacgtaaaatta of the Populus nigra chromosome 7, ddPopNigr1.1, whole genome shotgun sequence genome contains:
- the LOC133698135 gene encoding amidophosphoribosyltransferase, chloroplastic is translated as MADTTSFSALSKPSYSLKPNPQIPQKAPLFILPKTPQKPSLFPQKPSLFPQKPCLSHTTHKTHISLSSKNPISDLVSTNKKSPDDLSSYFDDDDDKPREECGVVGVYGDPEASRLCYLALHALQHRGQEGAGIVAVNENKVLQSVTGVGLVSEVFNESKLDQLPGDLAIGHVRYSTAGSSMLKNVQPFVAGYRFGSVGVAHNGNLVNYRKLRATLEDNGSIFNTSSDTEVVLHLIATSKARPFFMRIVDACEKLEGAYSMVFVTEDKLVAVRDPFGFRPLVMGRRSNGAVVFASETCALDLIEATYEREVYPGEVLVVDKDGVQSLCLMPHPEPKQCIFEHIYFSLPNSVVFGRSVYESRHVFGEILATEAPVDCDVVIAVPDSGVVAALGYAAKAGVPFQQGLIRSHYVGRTFIEPSQKIRDFGVKLKLSPVRGVLEGKRVVVVDDSIVRGTTSSKIVRLLKEAGAKEVHMRIASPPIIASCYYGVDTPSSEELISNRMSVEEIREFIGCDSLAFLPLDSLKKLLGDESPSFCYACFSGNYPVQPKEVKVKRVGDFMDDGLNGSLESIDGSWVQAPLNQEVHKVSEVGKLSSLQN